The proteins below are encoded in one region of Acidithiobacillus ferrooxidans ATCC 23270:
- the dnaE gene encoding DNA polymerase III subunit alpha — translation MRTPQFVHLHVHSEYSLEDGIIPVKALARRCAERGMPAVAITDHGNLFALVKFYNAARGQGVKPLIGSEVWVHDVAEPERPVSLVLLCMDKTGYRNLSRLLSRAYLEGSRHGRPQIDVAWLEGSSDGLIALSAAGQGEIGRALQRHPQQAESRARYYARLFPERFYLEVQRNGEAEQEALVQATVALAEKLDLPLVATNNAHFLDAADFAAFDARQCISAGFTLDDPRRPRRFTPEHRLPDPEEMRERFADLPEACDNTVEIARRCNMELVLGHYALPDYPIPANQSVDEYLHDAAQKGLQERLQELRITGDATLPYHERLLREVGVIQQMGFPGYFLIVADFIQWAKNNGVPVGPGRGSGAGSLVAYALRITDLDPIGNGLLFERFLNPERVSMPDFDVDFCMDQRDRVIQYVADKYGRDRVGQIITFGTMKARAVVRDVGRVLGLPYGFVDQLAKLVPGDLGMTLAKALEESEELRRRQAEEDDVRDLLDIALRLEGLPRHASTHAGGVVISPEPLADRLPLFNDGSEGGGNVTQLDKDDVEKMGLVKFDFLGLRTLTIIDMAVKLINADAAAAGRAPVDIQQLPLDDAATFALLKSTETAAVFQLESSGMRDLVRRLQPDTFEDIVALVALFRPGPLQSGMVDDFIARKHGKAQVTYLHPDLAPILRETYGVIVYQEQVMQSAQALAGYSLGGADLLRRAMGKKKPEEMAKQRSIFLEGAHKNGLAADQAGAIFDLMEKFAEYGFNKSHSAAYALVSYQTAYLKAHYPQFFMSAVLTADMDHTDKVVAMIAECARMGLRIAPPSVQHSVLEFRPEGDDHIRFGLGAIKGLGRAAIQAILDARRGGAFLNLFDLLCRVDTQKINRRALEALIRAGAMDDWGVSRASLIASVDGCMEAAAQFQSSQASLQESLFSGQEALRVAPPLVSAEAWSLTETLRQERETLGFYLSGHPMDSLRDDLTALGTIPLGDVAVGSTVLVAGLVVARRSTRTKRGDRIYFLTLDDGQGRLEVVVFGEVWARAGKIREGEEPVLVLGEVGEDSYSGGLRLSALRLLDTAQAREELAAQLTLDLGLAEDMAPRDLLAVLRKYPGQTALRLRLRVADDVVAQLRVTENLSFAASPAAIAALTALAPAAHWHWSYRPVTLLVNNVVPLERARHATRRPA, via the coding sequence ATGCGTACGCCGCAGTTCGTCCATCTGCACGTACACTCCGAATACTCCCTGGAAGACGGAATCATTCCGGTCAAGGCGCTGGCCAGACGCTGCGCGGAGCGAGGCATGCCGGCCGTGGCGATCACTGATCACGGCAACCTTTTTGCCCTGGTGAAATTTTATAATGCTGCCCGGGGGCAGGGCGTCAAGCCATTGATTGGCAGTGAAGTCTGGGTGCATGATGTGGCAGAACCGGAACGACCGGTCAGCCTTGTCCTGCTGTGCATGGACAAAACCGGTTACCGTAACCTCAGCCGCCTGCTCAGCCGGGCTTACCTGGAGGGCAGTCGCCACGGTCGTCCGCAGATCGACGTGGCATGGCTGGAAGGGTCGAGCGACGGTCTCATTGCCCTGTCTGCGGCAGGGCAGGGGGAGATCGGGCGTGCCCTGCAGCGCCATCCGCAACAGGCGGAAAGCCGGGCGCGATACTACGCAAGGCTTTTCCCGGAGCGTTTTTATCTGGAGGTGCAGCGCAACGGTGAGGCGGAACAGGAGGCCCTGGTCCAGGCCACGGTGGCGCTGGCGGAAAAACTGGATTTACCGCTGGTGGCCACCAATAACGCCCACTTTCTCGATGCGGCGGACTTTGCGGCTTTCGACGCGCGACAGTGTATTTCTGCGGGCTTTACCCTGGACGACCCGCGCCGTCCACGGCGTTTTACGCCGGAGCACCGCCTGCCGGACCCCGAAGAAATGCGAGAGCGTTTTGCGGACCTGCCGGAAGCTTGCGACAATACCGTCGAAATTGCGCGACGCTGTAATATGGAGCTGGTGCTTGGGCATTATGCGCTACCGGACTACCCCATTCCCGCCAACCAGTCCGTGGATGAATATTTGCACGACGCGGCGCAAAAAGGTCTGCAGGAACGCTTGCAGGAGCTGCGTATCACCGGCGACGCCACGCTGCCTTATCACGAGCGCCTGTTGCGTGAGGTCGGCGTCATTCAGCAGATGGGCTTCCCCGGTTATTTTCTCATCGTCGCGGATTTCATCCAGTGGGCAAAAAATAATGGCGTGCCGGTAGGACCTGGTCGTGGTTCCGGCGCCGGATCGCTGGTGGCCTACGCACTACGGATCACCGATCTCGATCCCATCGGCAATGGCCTGTTGTTCGAGCGCTTTCTCAATCCCGAACGCGTTTCCATGCCTGACTTCGACGTGGATTTCTGCATGGATCAGCGTGACCGCGTCATTCAGTATGTGGCCGACAAATACGGTCGTGACCGGGTCGGCCAGATCATCACCTTTGGGACGATGAAGGCGCGGGCGGTGGTGCGTGATGTCGGCCGGGTGCTGGGTCTACCGTATGGCTTTGTCGACCAGTTGGCCAAGCTGGTGCCGGGTGATCTGGGAATGACCCTGGCGAAGGCCCTGGAGGAATCGGAGGAACTGCGGCGACGCCAGGCTGAGGAAGACGACGTCCGCGACCTGCTGGACATCGCCTTGCGCCTGGAGGGTTTGCCCCGTCACGCCTCGACCCATGCGGGTGGCGTGGTGATCTCCCCGGAGCCACTGGCCGACCGCCTGCCGCTCTTTAACGACGGCTCTGAAGGGGGGGGTAACGTCACCCAGCTCGATAAGGACGATGTAGAAAAGATGGGGTTGGTGAAGTTCGACTTTCTCGGCCTGCGTACCCTGACCATCATCGATATGGCGGTCAAGCTCATCAATGCCGATGCGGCAGCGGCGGGTCGTGCGCCCGTGGATATTCAGCAATTGCCTTTGGACGATGCGGCGACTTTCGCCCTGCTCAAGTCCACCGAGACGGCGGCGGTCTTCCAACTGGAATCATCGGGTATGCGCGATCTGGTGCGGCGCCTGCAGCCGGATACTTTTGAAGATATCGTCGCCCTCGTCGCCCTGTTTCGGCCGGGGCCGCTACAGTCGGGTATGGTGGATGATTTCATCGCCCGCAAACACGGCAAGGCGCAGGTAACCTATCTGCATCCGGATCTGGCACCGATTCTCCGGGAAACCTATGGGGTGATTGTCTATCAGGAACAGGTCATGCAGTCCGCCCAGGCGCTGGCGGGTTATTCCCTCGGCGGTGCCGATTTACTGCGGCGCGCCATGGGCAAGAAAAAGCCGGAGGAAATGGCCAAGCAACGCAGCATTTTCCTGGAGGGAGCCCACAAGAACGGTTTGGCCGCGGACCAGGCCGGGGCCATCTTCGACCTCATGGAAAAGTTTGCGGAATATGGCTTTAACAAATCCCACTCGGCAGCCTATGCCCTGGTGTCCTACCAAACCGCTTATCTGAAGGCCCACTATCCGCAGTTTTTTATGTCTGCCGTGCTGACCGCAGATATGGACCACACCGACAAAGTTGTGGCGATGATTGCCGAGTGCGCGCGCATGGGCCTGCGCATTGCTCCACCGAGCGTTCAGCACAGTGTGCTGGAGTTCCGGCCGGAGGGGGATGATCATATCCGCTTTGGTCTGGGTGCCATCAAGGGCTTGGGACGGGCGGCCATTCAGGCGATTCTCGACGCCCGTAGAGGAGGCGCCTTCCTGAATCTCTTCGATCTGCTCTGCCGGGTGGATACCCAGAAAATCAATCGTCGTGCCCTGGAGGCATTGATTCGCGCCGGAGCCATGGATGACTGGGGCGTGTCGCGGGCCAGCCTGATCGCTTCCGTGGACGGTTGTATGGAAGCAGCGGCGCAGTTTCAGAGCAGTCAGGCGAGCCTGCAGGAATCATTGTTTAGCGGACAGGAAGCGTTGCGGGTAGCGCCGCCGCTGGTGTCTGCCGAGGCATGGAGCCTCACCGAAACCCTGCGTCAGGAACGGGAAACTCTGGGCTTCTATCTCAGTGGTCACCCCATGGACAGTCTGCGGGATGATCTGACGGCGCTGGGAACGATACCTCTTGGCGACGTCGCGGTCGGGTCCACGGTATTGGTGGCGGGGTTGGTGGTAGCGCGGCGCAGCACCCGGACCAAGCGCGGTGATCGTATCTATTTCCTGACCCTCGACGATGGTCAGGGGCGGCTGGAGGTCGTCGTCTTTGGCGAAGTCTGGGCGCGGGCCGGCAAGATCCGAGAGGGTGAGGAGCCGGTGCTGGTTCTGGGTGAGGTGGGCGAGGACAGCTATTCTGGCGGCCTGCGGCTCAGTGCCCTGCGTCTGCTGGATACGGCACAGGCGCGTGAGGAATTGGCTGCCCAATTGACCTTGGATCTGGGTCTTGCCGAAGATATGGCGCCGCGAGATCTGCTTGCCGTGCTCCGTAAGTATCCTGGCCAAACGGCCTTGCGCCTGCGTTTGCGGGTCGCAGACGACGTTGTCGCGCAATTGCGGGTGACGGAAAACCTGAGCTTCGCGGCGAGTCCCGCCGCCATTGCCGCCCTGACGGCGTTGGCACCCGCGGCGCACTGGCACTGGAGCTATCGGCCGGTGACCCTTCTCGTCAATAATGTCGTCCCCCTGGAGCGTGCACGGCACGCGACGCGACGCCCGGCCTGA
- a CDS encoding acetyl-CoA carboxylase carboxyltransferase subunit alpha — translation MKISYLDFEQSVAELDAKVEELHALNQPGIADDISRLEVKARKELQRIYSKLGAWQTVQVARHPQRPYTMDYVQALFTEVQVLAGDRAFADDQAIIGGLARFNGQPIVWMGHQKGRDTKEKIQRNFGMPRPEGYRKALRLLRLAERFALPVFTFIDTPGAYPGIGAEERGQSEAIARNLAVMSDLAVPIICTVIGEGGSGGALAIGVGDRMLMLEYGVYSVISPEGCASILWKNAAMAAEAAETLGITARRLQGMGLVDEVLAEPLGGAHRDPEAVFALARERFAHHLQELQAMDTSKLLTTRYERLMHYGVVGAA, via the coding sequence ATGAAAATCAGTTATCTGGACTTTGAACAATCGGTTGCGGAGCTGGATGCCAAGGTGGAGGAACTCCATGCCCTGAATCAGCCGGGTATCGCCGATGACATCAGTCGCCTGGAAGTAAAAGCGCGCAAGGAGTTGCAGCGTATTTACAGCAAGCTTGGTGCCTGGCAGACGGTACAGGTGGCCCGTCACCCACAGCGGCCTTATACCATGGATTATGTGCAGGCCCTTTTCACGGAAGTACAGGTGCTGGCAGGCGACCGTGCTTTCGCCGATGATCAGGCTATTATCGGCGGTCTGGCGCGCTTCAATGGACAGCCGATCGTCTGGATGGGACATCAGAAGGGCCGCGACACCAAGGAAAAGATTCAGCGCAACTTTGGGATGCCGCGTCCGGAAGGTTATCGCAAGGCCTTGCGTCTGCTCCGCCTTGCCGAGCGTTTTGCCTTGCCGGTATTTACGTTCATTGATACGCCCGGAGCCTATCCGGGTATTGGTGCCGAAGAGCGCGGCCAGAGTGAGGCCATAGCCCGTAATCTCGCAGTGATGTCTGATCTGGCGGTACCCATTATCTGCACGGTCATTGGTGAAGGGGGCTCCGGCGGGGCCCTGGCGATTGGCGTGGGTGACCGGATGCTGATGCTGGAGTATGGAGTGTACTCCGTCATTTCGCCGGAAGGCTGCGCCTCCATCCTCTGGAAGAATGCGGCCATGGCAGCCGAGGCCGCGGAAACTCTGGGTATCACCGCCCGTCGTTTGCAAGGAATGGGTCTGGTCGATGAAGTGCTGGCCGAACCCCTCGGTGGCGCGCATCGCGATCCGGAAGCGGTCTTCGCGCTGGCACGTGAGCGTTTCGCCCATCACCTGCAGGAGCTGCAGGCGATGGATACCAGCAAGTTGCTGACCACCCGTTACGAACGCCTGATGCACTATGGAGTCGTCGGCGCTGCCTGA
- the tilS gene encoding tRNA lysidine(34) synthetase TilS — MESSALPELERRLRTRLQGDLRPPRGRSLYVAYSGGGDSTALLVALLSLGYEIHALHVDHGWHPDSAQWARFCQEQAKALGVPFTLLHLAADTPGEGPEDQARRARYALMAAQLRQGDWLFTAQHREDQAETVLLQLLRGTGVAGLAGMPRQRPLGAGLLVRPLLDVPRQVLRDYLEQRQLPFLNDPANADMRYDRVRIRRILLPQLQELGWPHATISIARAADNLADMGEIATDWFDLCWQQYRADHPGLSVEVLPLEYLHTLSVAAQRFFLRGWLQSLRISVPGRERLEALRDAVMRGRGGARIQWEGGQAWLQGGLLRAWPQPRVTAEKEWEAGPWCAAPGKPLPIPGWQCAIRATPPADLHHALAERFAGTRLYWRRRRQGERTLSGQGQHRSLKKLLLEAGVPPDLRADVPLLWDETGHLLVILGYYTAPWASAPRGEPALCLWNTGTQSIADSGVGSI, encoded by the coding sequence ATGGAGTCGTCGGCGCTGCCTGAGCTGGAGCGGCGTCTCCGGACGCGTCTGCAGGGGGATCTGCGCCCACCGCGGGGACGCTCCCTCTATGTGGCTTACAGTGGCGGCGGGGACTCCACGGCGCTGCTCGTGGCACTGCTTTCTCTAGGGTACGAGATCCATGCCTTGCATGTGGATCACGGCTGGCACCCGGACAGTGCGCAGTGGGCCCGGTTCTGTCAGGAGCAGGCCAAGGCTCTGGGGGTTCCTTTCACCCTGCTGCATCTGGCTGCAGATACACCGGGCGAGGGGCCGGAGGATCAGGCCCGGCGTGCCCGCTATGCCCTCATGGCGGCGCAGTTGCGGCAGGGGGACTGGCTGTTCACGGCGCAGCACCGCGAAGATCAGGCGGAAACCGTGCTTTTGCAACTGTTGCGCGGTACCGGCGTGGCGGGACTGGCGGGCATGCCCCGGCAGCGCCCGCTGGGAGCCGGGCTTCTGGTTCGGCCCCTGCTGGACGTACCGCGGCAGGTGTTGCGGGATTATCTGGAACAGCGGCAGTTACCCTTTCTGAATGATCCGGCCAATGCCGATATGCGCTACGACAGGGTGCGGATACGTCGCATCCTGCTCCCGCAACTGCAGGAACTGGGTTGGCCCCACGCGACGATCAGTATCGCCCGCGCTGCGGACAATCTCGCCGACATGGGGGAAATCGCGACGGACTGGTTTGACCTGTGTTGGCAACAGTATCGGGCAGACCATCCGGGTCTCTCTGTCGAGGTGCTTCCTCTGGAGTATCTGCATACGCTTTCTGTTGCGGCACAGCGGTTTTTTTTGCGGGGCTGGCTTCAGAGTCTGCGGATATCCGTGCCGGGCCGGGAGCGTCTGGAGGCGCTGCGGGACGCGGTGATGCGGGGACGCGGGGGCGCGAGGATTCAATGGGAAGGGGGACAGGCTTGGCTGCAGGGTGGACTGCTGCGCGCCTGGCCACAACCGCGCGTTACGGCGGAAAAGGAATGGGAAGCAGGCCCCTGGTGTGCCGCTCCGGGAAAACCGCTGCCGATCCCCGGCTGGCAGTGCGCCATCCGGGCCACGCCACCGGCCGACCTTCATCACGCATTGGCTGAGCGTTTTGCAGGGACGAGGCTATACTGGCGCCGTCGCCGCCAGGGGGAACGCACCCTGAGCGGACAGGGACAGCATCGGTCGCTGAAGAAACTGCTGCTGGAGGCGGGGGTCCCACCGGATCTGCGTGCGGATGTGCCCCTGCTCTGGGACGAAACGGGGCATTTGCTAGTCATTCTGGGCTACTATACCGCACCCTGGGCGAGTGCCCCTCGCGGAGAACCGGCACTCTGCCTCTGGAATACCGGTACTCAGTCCATCGCCGATAGTGGCGTCGGCTCGATATAG
- a CDS encoding dihydroorotase — MRLLIRNARIALPSGELYHGDLFSEEGRIVAIDRDIDRTADTVIDAEGHMLMPGVMDPQVHFREPGNEQKEDISSGSRAAAKGGVTSFLEMPNTNPATTSPAALADKLARGAEKSVVNYGFFIGATPDNLDSLLAADAACGIKIFMGASTGNLLVDKEEDLDRIFAHGRKLIAVHAEDEARIRERRAQFSGSCEPADHSRIRDEESALMATRRAVRLSKKYQRRLHILHLSTAVETEFLRREKTPYISCEAIPNHLFLTTDAYAKMGPLAQMNPPIRSEQDRLALWEGLRSGVIDCIATDHAPHLLADKALGYPRAPSGMPGVETSLPLMLTAMRDGHCSLAELQRWMCYNPARLYGVVNKGRIAIGWDADLTLVDMTHEKPVRNEEMFTRVGWSPFNGWVLTGWPVTTVVGGRVVFDKGEILPNAHGQPLHYIEPTPLSAMD; from the coding sequence ATGCGCCTGCTGATCCGTAACGCGCGCATCGCACTGCCCTCCGGTGAACTGTATCACGGGGATCTTTTCTCCGAAGAGGGCCGTATCGTTGCCATCGATCGGGATATAGACCGCACTGCCGATACGGTGATCGACGCCGAAGGGCATATGCTGATGCCTGGCGTTATGGACCCGCAGGTACATTTCCGCGAACCCGGCAATGAACAAAAGGAAGATATTTCCAGTGGCTCGCGGGCAGCGGCCAAGGGCGGCGTCACCAGTTTTCTGGAAATGCCCAACACCAATCCGGCTACCACCAGCCCCGCCGCTCTGGCGGACAAACTGGCGCGCGGAGCCGAAAAATCCGTGGTCAACTACGGATTTTTTATCGGGGCCACCCCCGATAACCTCGACAGTCTTCTGGCGGCCGACGCCGCCTGCGGCATCAAGATTTTCATGGGCGCCAGTACCGGCAATCTGCTGGTGGACAAGGAAGAGGACCTGGACCGCATTTTCGCGCATGGCCGCAAACTGATAGCGGTCCATGCGGAAGACGAGGCCCGCATCCGCGAGCGGCGCGCCCAGTTCAGCGGCAGTTGCGAGCCCGCAGATCATTCCCGCATCCGCGACGAAGAATCGGCACTGATGGCTACCCGACGAGCCGTCCGGTTGTCCAAAAAATATCAGCGCCGTCTACACATCCTGCACCTCTCCACAGCCGTGGAGACCGAATTCTTACGGCGGGAGAAGACGCCTTATATCAGTTGTGAGGCGATTCCCAACCATCTTTTCCTGACGACCGATGCCTATGCCAAAATGGGTCCCTTGGCGCAGATGAATCCCCCGATCCGCAGTGAGCAGGATCGTCTGGCCCTCTGGGAAGGGCTGCGCAGCGGTGTAATCGATTGTATCGCTACGGATCACGCCCCGCATCTGCTGGCGGACAAGGCCTTGGGGTATCCCCGCGCGCCCTCCGGTATGCCCGGCGTGGAAACCAGCCTGCCCCTGATGCTCACCGCCATGCGCGACGGTCATTGCAGTCTCGCCGAATTACAGCGCTGGATGTGCTACAACCCGGCGCGCCTCTATGGCGTGGTGAACAAGGGGCGTATTGCCATCGGCTGGGATGCCGATCTTACCCTGGTCGATATGACCCATGAAAAACCCGTCCGCAATGAGGAGATGTTTACCAGAGTGGGCTGGAGTCCCTTCAATGGCTGGGTCCTGACGGGTTGGCCCGTTACCACCGTTGTCGGCGGCCGGGTGGTTTTCGACAAAGGTGAAATTCTCCCCAACGCGCACGGGCAGCCGCTGCACTATATCGAGCCGACGCCACTATCGGCGATGGACTGA
- the dksA gene encoding RNA polymerase-binding protein DksA, producing the protein MDQSMLQPTPAAPGGAQQFTAFTPYEPVPGEEYMSPAQIAHFRKILEDWRGELMAEVDRTVQHMQMENVNYSDPNDRASLETDMGLELRARDRERKLIRKISQALDRIKTGEYGYCESCGVEIGLRRLEARPTATLCIDCKTLEEKREKQMAQD; encoded by the coding sequence ATGGACCAAAGCATGCTCCAGCCAACGCCAGCAGCGCCCGGCGGCGCCCAGCAGTTCACCGCGTTCACTCCCTACGAGCCCGTTCCCGGCGAAGAGTACATGAGCCCGGCGCAGATCGCCCATTTCCGGAAGATTCTGGAAGACTGGCGCGGTGAACTGATGGCGGAAGTCGACCGTACCGTGCAGCACATGCAGATGGAAAACGTCAACTATTCCGACCCCAACGACCGGGCCAGCCTGGAGACGGATATGGGTCTGGAGTTGCGCGCCCGCGACAGGGAGCGCAAGCTGATCCGCAAGATCTCCCAGGCCCTCGACCGCATCAAGACCGGCGAATATGGCTATTGCGAAAGCTGTGGTGTGGAGATTGGTCTGCGCCGCCTCGAAGCCCGCCCTACCGCCACCCTGTGCATCGATTGCAAAACGCTGGAAGAAAAACGCGAGAAGCAGATGGCGCAAGATTGA
- a CDS encoding HAD-IA family hydrolase has translation MPLRALIFDVDGTLADTERDAHRVAFNRAFAEMDLPFRWDVPTYGHYLKVTGGKERLRAFLKDHPQLPQLSDADIASIHRQKTGHYVEMIDAGLLSLRPGVLRLLNAARDHDLLLAIATTTTPANVEALLKSTMGTEAPQRFHTIGAGDVVPDKKPAPDIYIYVLDQLGLAAADCLAIEDSAHGLRSARGAGLATIITQTEYTQGQDFSAALRVLDHLGEKASPAQVLQGRSAGERVVVDIPTLRGWWAESREH, from the coding sequence ATGCCTTTGCGCGCGCTGATCTTTGATGTGGATGGTACCCTCGCCGATACCGAGAGGGATGCCCATCGGGTCGCCTTCAACCGGGCATTTGCAGAAATGGATCTTCCTTTTCGCTGGGATGTACCGACCTACGGACACTATCTGAAGGTTACCGGCGGCAAGGAGCGTCTCAGGGCTTTCCTGAAGGATCATCCACAGTTGCCGCAACTGAGCGATGCTGATATTGCCTCTATCCACCGTCAAAAGACGGGGCATTACGTGGAGATGATCGATGCCGGGCTATTGTCGCTGCGCCCTGGTGTGCTACGTTTGCTGAACGCCGCCAGGGACCATGACCTGCTTCTCGCCATCGCGACGACCACCACACCCGCCAATGTCGAAGCGCTGCTCAAGAGCACCATGGGGACAGAGGCCCCGCAGCGCTTTCATACGATCGGCGCCGGAGATGTCGTTCCCGACAAAAAGCCCGCACCGGATATTTATATCTATGTGCTGGACCAGTTGGGCCTGGCGGCCGCAGACTGCCTGGCGATCGAAGATTCGGCGCATGGGCTGCGCTCCGCCCGCGGAGCTGGGCTCGCCACCATTATTACCCAGACAGAATATACCCAGGGACAGGACTTCAGCGCAGCGCTGCGGGTGCTGGATCATCTGGGAGAAAAGGCATCCCCAGCGCAGGTGTTGCAGGGTCGTTCCGCTGGGGAACGGGTGGTCGTGGATATTCCTACCCTGCGAGGGTGGTGGGCAGAGAGCCGCGAACATTGA